DNA from Sphingomonas sp. SUN039:
CCGAAGAGGTCGCCGACGACAACGCACTGGTCGCCAAGAATGCCGATGCCGGGTTCCACCTCGGCACGCGCGCGGACTGGGACCGCAATCATCGCTGCGGTGCGGTCTATATCGGCGACGACTGGCTGTTGACCGCGGCGCATTGCGTGTTCCGGCCCGACGTTGCCTTTCTGAAGGCGCGCAAGGTGCGACTGGGCACCCAGACGATCAGCGGCAATCGCGGGCAGGTCTTCTCGGTCGACCGCGCCGCCTATCACAAGGATTATGTCGCGGGCGGCACCTACCCCAACGACATCGCGATCATCCATCTCAAGCGCCCGCGCGGCAGCCGCCCGTTCGATCCGAGACTGATCGATAGGGTCGCGCTGCCCGGACCGACCGACCGCTCCCTCACCGATTACGACGACCTGCTCGTCACCGGCTGGGGCATGATGGAGTCGATGGACCCGGGCCGTAACATCATGGCGCGCGACAACCGCACGGTGAACGTCAATTCGGCGGTGTTGCGCCAGATCGCGCTTCAGGCCCTGCCTGGGAAGAGCTGCAATATTGTGGGGCGCGGGATCGACCCCGAACGTACTGTGTGCGCCGGCGTGATCGACGCGGCGAAAACGCTGCCCGGCGGCAAGGACGTCTGCGGCGGCGACAGCGGCGGGCCGCTGACCCGCGACCCCGACAGCCCCGGCGGCCCGCGCCTGCTGGTCGGCATCGTGTCGTCGGGGCGCGGCTGTGCGCTCCCGGCCTATCCGGCGATCTACACGCGCGTGTCCTATTATCGTCGCTGGATCGAGCTCGCCAAGGCAGCCCCCGTGGGCAAGGTCTCCCCGATGTGACTGAGGCCGGGGGCACCGAAGCGGCACTCAAGCCGACCGTCTTCATCAGCTATGCACGCACCGACCGGCCGCGCGTGAAGCCGCTGGCTGATGCGCTGACGGCGGCGGGGTTTGAGGTCTGGTGGGACGTGCTGATCGAGGGCGGCGCGGCGTTTGCCAAGACGATCGCCGAGCGGTTGCAGGCCGCCGATGCGGTCATCGTCGTCTGGTCGGCAGCATCAGTCGTGTCCGATTGGGTGCGCGACGAGGCCGATCATGCCCGCCAGCGCGGTCGCCTCGCGCCGGTGCTGCTCGACGGCACATTGCCGCCGCTCGGGTTCGGCCAGTATCATGCGGTCGACCTGTCGAAATGGCACGGCAATACCAGCGCGCCCGAAATCGACTCTGTGATTGCGGCCATTGCCGATGTCAGCGGTGCCCCCGCGCCGCAACGGGGCATCGCAAAGCGTAGCGGCGTTTCGCGGCGCACAGCCATGCTTGCGGGCGGCACCGCCGTTGCGGCGACGGCGGTCGGCGCGCTGGTGGTGTTCAAGCCCTTTGCCGCCACCGCCGATGCCAACAGCGTCGCAGTGCTGCCCTTCGCCAATCTCAGCGGCGATCCGGCACAGGCCTATTTCTCCGACGGGCTGGCCGAGGAAGTCCGCGCGGCGCTCGCTCGCAATGGGCGGCTGAAGGTCGCGGCGCGCACGTCGTCGAACCTGTTCCGCGACCTGAAAGACGATGCCAAGGGCGTGGCGAAGAAGCTCGACGTCGCCTTCCTGCTCGAGGGGAGCGTGCGAAAGGGTGGCGATATGGTCCGCGTCGCCGCCGAGCTGATCGATGCGAAAACCGGGTTCAGCAGCTGGTCGCAGACCTTCGACCGGCCCGCCGCCAATGTGCTCAACGTCCAGACCGAGATTGCCGATACGGTGGCGCGTGCGCTCGCGGTCAAGGTCGATCCGGCGTCGAAGGCCAAGGGCTCTACCAACGATCCCGCTGCCTATGACGCCTATCTGCGCGCCAAGGCGCTCTACAACGCCGACGCGGGCGAGGCGTCGGACCGCGCGGCACTGGCACAGATCGACGCGGCCGTGGCGCGCGACGGCAATTACGCGGCGGCGCTGGCGCTCAAGGCACGCATTCAGGCCTTGATTGCGGATCAATATGCCGTTCCCGACGGACTGCGCGCGGCGTATGACGCCGCCATCGCAACCGCACAGCACGCGGCAAAGATCGCGCCCGATCTGGTCGATACCGAGATTGCGCTCGGCAACACGCTGTTCAACGGGCGGATCGATGTGAAGGGCGCACGTGCACCCTATGAGCGCGCAGCGCAGCTCGGCGCAGGCGATGCCGATGTGTTGATCCCGTGTGCCTTCTACTTTGCGATGACCAAACGTGTCGCCGATGCCCAGCGTGCCGCGACCAAGGCGCGTGAGCTTGACCCACTCAATCCGCGCGCCTGGCGAATGGTTGGGACGGTGGATTATGCGCGCCGCGACTATCCTTCGGCGATCGGCAACTATGATCACGCGATCCGGCTTGCGCCGAACCTTGGCTTTGCCCGCGCGATCAAGGCCAATGCATTATTGCTGACTGGTCGTGCCGCTGAAGCCCGCGACATTTGTGCCGGAGAGCCTATCGATCTGTTTCGCCTGACCGGACTGGCGATTATCGAGCAGAAGCTCGGGCGAACGGCGGAAGCGCAGGCAGCACGAGCTGACCTGATCGAGCGTCTGGGTGATAACTCGCTCTACCAGCAAGCGGAAATTGCGGCACAATGGGGCAAAACGGATTTGGCAATCGCCGCGCTGCTTGGAGCCCAAAAAGCGAGCGATACGGGCCTGATATACGCAGCAACCGATCCGCTTCTCGATCCCATCCGCAACCGGCCCGAATTTTCGGCTTTGCTTAAGTCGCTGGGATTTGATTAACTGCGGGTGTCAACCACGGGGGAGTGCATCATGAAGAAGATCGTAGCAGGGCTTTTCATCGCCACATCGCTAGTCGCGCTCAGTGCGTGTAAACCACCCGCCACGCCCAACGCCACCGACAACGCGATGGCCACGGCACCCGAAGCGATGGCCGACAACAACGCGGTCGACGCCATGGCGAACGGCACCGGGAATGCGATGGACAGCAGCGGCGGTGCGGGCAATTCGGCGATGGCGGGCAATAACACGACCGAAGGCAACGGCACCGATCCGCACGGCGGCAGCAGCGGCCACTGATCGACTCTCACCCCGGCAGCGCGAGCGGCCGGGCGTGGTAGGTTTGCAGCCAGTTGTCGAGATCGGTCGTCAACAGGTCGGTCGCGCGGCGGACGCGCCTGCGTAGCGTGTCGAAATCGAGCGCATCGGCATCGATGGCGCGGCGCAGCGATGCCAGATGGTCGACGAGCGCTTCGTTGCGCTCGGCGATCCCGGCAAAGTCGCCCTGCATCCTGATGCCATAGATCGCCGCCCCCATTGCGGGGAGCGCCGCACTGCCGATGGTCAGCCACATCGCGAGCGAATGCTCGACCGGCTCGGCGGCAAGGTGCAGGCCCATCCCCGACGCAGCTTTCAACGTCAGCGTCAACACACAGACCAGCGCGGTCGCCCCAAACAGGAACAGCCCCAGCCGGTGCAACCGGTGTTCGAGCCGATGCATCCGCTTCGCATCGCCCGATAGATAGGCGACCTGCCCATCGATCAGCGCGGACAGCGCGTCGCGCACCCGCGCCAGATAGGCCCCATCGACACGCGCCGAGGGCAGGCCGAGCGCGCGCGCGGTGGCGCGCACCTGCCACCCGACCCAGGCGCTCGACCGCGCGCCATCGGTCCGCAGGTCGAGATCGCCGACATCGGCGGAAAGGTTCAGGCAGCGCAGCCGTTCGGCCAGATTGCGGCTGTCGAGCCAGCGCCGGTGCCACCCCGCGCGATTACCCGCCCAGGTGACGCCGAGGATCGTGCCGATGACGAGAAGCTCGAGGACGACAAGCACCGGCTTGGTCGCGGCAGGCAGGACGAACCCGAGCAGCGACAAGATCACCGCGAGCGCGGCAAAGCTGAAATTCATGACATAACCGCTGCGGAACAGCTGTGCCGCATGCGCGGCGACGGCATCGGCGTTCGCGAAGCGTGTCTGCACCGTTTCCTGTGGCCCCGTCGCCGGTTCGATCGAGACACGGGGACGCACCATATCCGACACCCGCACGCGCCGGATGCCGAGCAGAGTCAGGAACAGCGGCCAGGCAAAGGCAATCGACCAGCGGGGCAACAGCGCATCGGCCTGTCCCGCGTCGTCGGGTACACAGCACAGGTCTCGAACCAGCGTTTCCAGTGCCGCGATCCCCTCGCGCGGCACCGTCTCGACGGTTTGCTGGCCGAGATCATGGGCTTCGAGGCCCGACCACAGCAGGTGCGGCGCGTCGGGCGTCCGCGGGTCGATATGGACAACGGGAATGCTCGACGCGACGGCCTCGGCGACAATCTGAGCTGCACCACCCCGTCCGCGCAGGGGCTCGCCGTCCCACACCGCGATCAGCATGTCGCACTGGGTCAACACGACCCGACCGGCGCGCTCGTACGCGACCGCCGCCTCGCCGCCCGCATCGCGTATTCCCGGTAGCTCGAACACCGCGCGCGCAGCAGAGCGTTCTTCCTCAAACGTCGTGCGCGCCGCACCTTTCGCGAAATCGCGCGCATAATCGTCGGCGGCAAAGGGCAGCACCACATCGAGCGCCCAGCCGCGCGCCAAGGCGGCACGCGCGGCGATGCTGTCGGCCCCGTCCGCAATACTGCTGACCATCGTCAGTGCGACGGTCCCGCGCTCGCCGCTCGCCGCCTCGATATCGGCAAGCACACCCGCGATTGCTATCCGCAGCCGGTCGGGATCGACATCGCCCAGCCGTTCGAGCCGGTGCCCCGTCACTCCGATGTTGAGCGCGGCGCGCGGGGTCGCGGCGTCCGTCGCATCGCCTTGGTTGTCGGGACGGGGCGGATGCGGGGCGGTCACCCCGCTTTCGTAGAAGCCCCGACAAGGGCGGGTCAATCGCTGGGCTGCTTTTGTCAAAAAACGTGACGCAAGCGTGATGGCCGTCACGCGCCTCTTCGTCCCGCCCCGCCTAATCCGGTCTTCGCCAGACAGGCATGAAATCGAAGAAAAGGACCACGACCATGACCAGCACCATCAAGAACCTGATCCTCGCGACCGTCGCCGTCACCGCCTTCACCGGCCCCGCGCTGGCAGGACAAACTCGCGATGATCTCACAACCGTTGCACTGAATTCGAAGGGCTATGACCTCTCGAGCCCCGAAGGCGTCGCCGCGCTGACGCGCAAGGCCCACATGGCAGCGATGGAAGCGTGCGGCGTCAATAAGCACCGCGATCTCGGCCTCAGCGTCGCGGCCAACCGATGCTTCAAGAGCAACGTCGTCGAGGTCACCCGGCAGATCGAGGCGCTACGCCAGATCCGCACGGCAGGCCGCACCGGCGAACAGGTTGCCGTCGCCGACACCAACGCGCTGCCGACGGCCAAGTAAGTCCTCACGGTTACCCCGACATGTATCATCGGGGGGAAGGAGCCTTGCCGAGCGACCCGGCAAGGCTCCTTCGATTCGTCATGCTCCCCGCGCTTTGCTAGCGCTGCCCCGTGAAGTCCGCGACATGCCCCTAGCCCCGCTCCCGACCGGCACGCCGACCCTGTCGGCGATTATCACTGCTGCGCGCGCGGGCAGTCTCGATCATGCGCGCGCGCTGTTCGCTGCCGGGGATTATGGAGCGCGGACCGGCGATCCCGGTGCGCTTGCCGTGAAAGGGCGGCTGCTCAAGGACGCCGCGCTCCGTCTGCCGCCAGACGCACAGGGTCCGGCTTTCGCCGAGGCCGCGCGTGCCTATGCCGCCGCCGACGCGATGGCACCCCAGCCCTATACGCGCATCAACATGGCGACACTGACCCTGCTCGCAGGGGACGGCGCGCGTGCGGCAATGATCGCACGCGACCTGCTCGGCTGGCTGGCGTCGGGCGATGCCATCGCCGAAACACCCTATTATCTGGCGGCGACGCGCGCCGAAGCACATTTGCTTTTTGGCGATGTCGATGCAGCCGAGGCTGCGCTCGACGAAGCCTATGTCGCCGATCCAGACGGATGGGCGGACCACGCATCGACGCTCGCCCAGCTTCGGCTGGTTTTGGCCGCGCGTGGTGAGTCCGCGATGTGGCTTGACCGGTTCCGCCCTCCCCGTTCGCTGCATTTTGCCGGACATCTGGGCGTTGCGCCCGACAGCGATCTCGGCGCGCGCGTTGACGCGCTGATCGCCGAGGCACGGATCGGGTTCGGCTATGGCGCGCTGGCGGCCGGGGCCGACATCGTGATCGCCGAAGCGCTGCTCGCCGCAGGGGCCGAATTGCATGTCGTCTTGCCCGTCCCCGCCGACACTTTCCGCGCACAGTCGGTCGCGCCGTACGCCCCCACGTGGACCCGGCGCTTCGATGCCTGCCTCGACGCTGCGACCAGCGTGCGCGAACTGACGCGCGTCAGCGGCGATTACGAGCCGCTGGCAACCGCACTCGCCGCCGATGTCGCCATGGGGTCGGCGGTGCTCAACGCGCGAATGCTCGACAGTGCGGCGGTACAATTGCTCGTTGTCGATGAGGGACCCGGCCCGTTCGGTTCGGGGCTGGGTACCGCGCGCGACGGTCTGCGCTGGGCGCGCAGCGGTCGTTCGCAGCACGTTGTCGTCCACCCGCGCGACGCGCCTGTCGTCGCCTCTGGCGCGCGCACGGCGCCCGAGGGACGACCCGACCGGCGTCTCGCCGCAATGCTCCACATTGCGTTCGCGGGGCTCGACACGCTCGACGACAGCGCCTTTGCCGCGACCGTCGATACGATGCTCACGCCGTTTCGCGAACGGATCGCGTCGGTCGATCCGCAGCCGGACATCGTCCTGCCGACAGGCAATGCGCGGATCGTCGGCTTTGCCGATCCGGCGGCGGCGTGGCGCTTCGCCTCGGCCTTGATGTCAGCGCATGACGGTCCGTTACCGCTGCGGATCGCGGGCCATTACGCCCTCGCCCACTGGCTCGACATGCCGCCCGCGCTCGTCGGCCCCGGCATTGTCGAACTCGAACGGATTGCCGCACGCGCGATGCCGGGGGTGGCAACCGTCAGCGAGACGTTTGCCTCTGCCCTGTCGGCGTGCGATGTGGCGGATGCGCGGGCGGAATGGGTCGGCGAGCTCGGCGACGGGGCGCGACTGTTCGCGCTGACGCCTCAGTAGATCAGTTCTTCGAGCCGGTGTGGTGCGACCACGGTCAGCGCAACCTCGTCGCGGCGGATGATGCCGCGCTTTTGCAAGGCGTTAATCGCCCGCGACACCGACTCGCGCGTGCTCTGGACCGACAGCGCGAGCGTCGCGAGTACCGGAGCAGGGCGGATCGTCATGTCCGGGCTCGACCGCGCCTGCCGCAACAATTCAGCGTGAATGCGCCCCGCTGCCGACAGAGTCGCGCCCTCGACCAGTCGGCGTGTCGTTGCTTCGAGCCGCGCTACGAGCAGGCGTGAGACCGCGAGCGCGATGCAGCTGTAACCGCTCATCAGAGTGAGAAAGACATGGCGTTCGAACGCGCCTGCGTCGACCGGGTCGACTGCCGTCACTTCGTGGCTTGCAGCAGCGGAATCAAACAGCGCACCCTCGCCGAACAGCGCGCCTGCTTTGAAGTCCTCGACCACGACCAGCCGTCCGTCGATTGCATATGCCAGCATCCGCGCGCGCCCTGCGATCACGATGTAGAGTTGTTGGGGCAATGCCTCGCTGCCGGCGATCATCGAACGGGCGGGATAATGGCGATAGGCAGCTTTCGTGGCGACAATACTGGCCACCGCAGCCTCGCAACCGAACGCAGCGGCGATGACGCCGGGCGCGTCGAGAGGCATGGTGCCAACCATTTCGCGAGTTGAGCACTGCAGTCCGGTTATGGTCAAGCTGGACCGGTCGTCTGCCGTCCGCCCGCGTTCGACAATGCCATTGTTCTTGCCGATCGAACCGAGATTTGAGCGGATGGCTTTTTGCTCCCATGAATGAGCTGTCCGTGAGCAAGCTGAACGTAAGACTGCTGTTAATCGGGAAGATGTGGCGGTTAGTGGGCAGCAATGTTGGCGCATGCCGCCGGCTTTAGGCGGCCCTTCGTGAGGCTGCACGGGCCGCCTCGAGCATCAGATTTCGGTGCATTCAGCGAATAGAAGAGTATCCTCGAGTTCGATACCAAGATACCTGACCGCATTTTCGATCTTGGTATGGCCGGGGAGTATCTGGATTGCCCGCGAATTGCCGGCCGCCTTGTAAATCATCGACGCTTCGTCCGGCGCAGCTAATGCGTACCATATTCGGATCGCCGGAGCCCGATGGCGGTGACCCATTCGTTCACGAGCCAGGCATATTGCCTGGTGCTGAGGTGGCCGGTGTGATCAACACGACTTGGGAAAGCATAGTCGTCCGTCAAGCCGCCCCGACGTTCAAGCCAAGCGAGCAGACTTGCCCGAACGTCGGCAGTGAGCTCGAACTGAACTGGAAGACTGGTCTTCTGTTGAATGACCCTCGAACGG
Protein-coding regions in this window:
- a CDS encoding serine protease is translated as MMNRAGFALLLLAAVPMAAAAQTVPETPPVQNPDTPPEPDPGNGRIVGGKVAPPGTAPWQAQIFTVVPYTPEEVADDNALVAKNADAGFHLGTRADWDRNHRCGAVYIGDDWLLTAAHCVFRPDVAFLKARKVRLGTQTISGNRGQVFSVDRAAYHKDYVAGGTYPNDIAIIHLKRPRGSRPFDPRLIDRVALPGPTDRSLTDYDDLLVTGWGMMESMDPGRNIMARDNRTVNVNSAVLRQIALQALPGKSCNIVGRGIDPERTVCAGVIDAAKTLPGGKDVCGGDSGGPLTRDPDSPGGPRLLVGIVSSGRGCALPAYPAIYTRVSYYRRWIELAKAAPVGKVSPM
- a CDS encoding TIR domain-containing protein, producing the protein MTEAGGTEAALKPTVFISYARTDRPRVKPLADALTAAGFEVWWDVLIEGGAAFAKTIAERLQAADAVIVVWSAASVVSDWVRDEADHARQRGRLAPVLLDGTLPPLGFGQYHAVDLSKWHGNTSAPEIDSVIAAIADVSGAPAPQRGIAKRSGVSRRTAMLAGGTAVAATAVGALVVFKPFAATADANSVAVLPFANLSGDPAQAYFSDGLAEEVRAALARNGRLKVAARTSSNLFRDLKDDAKGVAKKLDVAFLLEGSVRKGGDMVRVAAELIDAKTGFSSWSQTFDRPAANVLNVQTEIADTVARALAVKVDPASKAKGSTNDPAAYDAYLRAKALYNADAGEASDRAALAQIDAAVARDGNYAAALALKARIQALIADQYAVPDGLRAAYDAAIATAQHAAKIAPDLVDTEIALGNTLFNGRIDVKGARAPYERAAQLGAGDADVLIPCAFYFAMTKRVADAQRAATKARELDPLNPRAWRMVGTVDYARRDYPSAIGNYDHAIRLAPNLGFARAIKANALLLTGRAAEARDICAGEPIDLFRLTGLAIIEQKLGRTAEAQAARADLIERLGDNSLYQQAEIAAQWGKTDLAIAALLGAQKASDTGLIYAATDPLLDPIRNRPEFSALLKSLGFD
- a CDS encoding UrcA family protein, with protein sequence MTSTIKNLILATVAVTAFTGPALAGQTRDDLTTVALNSKGYDLSSPEGVAALTRKAHMAAMEACGVNKHRDLGLSVAANRCFKSNVVEVTRQIEALRQIRTAGRTGEQVAVADTNALPTAK
- a CDS encoding Crp/Fnr family transcriptional regulator → MVGTMPLDAPGVIAAAFGCEAAVASIVATKAAYRHYPARSMIAGSEALPQQLYIVIAGRARMLAYAIDGRLVVVEDFKAGALFGEGALFDSAAASHEVTAVDPVDAGAFERHVFLTLMSGYSCIALAVSRLLVARLEATTRRLVEGATLSAAGRIHAELLRQARSSPDMTIRPAPVLATLALSVQSTRESVSRAINALQKRGIIRRDEVALTVVAPHRLEELIY